A single window of Pyxicephalus adspersus chromosome 10, UCB_Pads_2.0, whole genome shotgun sequence DNA harbors:
- the LOC140338974 gene encoding uncharacterized protein isoform X2 — protein MKIFAGKAALGSAESSFSRISAIMDKDGQPVAERILNLAIEIICLLTGERFPAVKSGDLVTIAVPPPDSLTVERNNEQKISEVAQKIIELLAGEVPNGPEEVEVSISLEQIVLQEAEKTMEKDTLEENEEVPQSEDLLEPTSTALVPDATVPSLACTNEVQNSNDQEEEVPVICDPIMSKLDLHSAVEFSSCDEGDLSDGESAAPINVQPTPVCTDDSQTVCLKKTSFTPDGTDALQSAATSSGQVQSATSYAGLQAPPPSNPLQSTTVCTNQVLSTHSQTDYVQSLVINCVTSAPVQSDPTTSTAAPVDNSQSTMTGNDHLPPAPSQVANTDNTQVTVTQTKHNASIIVSIRDTHPAGVGRPSSAEEPVRKVVRLLSPDKRPMCPDCGKCFRWQSEVLFHQRKHTGERPYCCSKCGQCFSRIPHLVIHERSHTGERPYICNECKKCFSSKSELNEHRKRHRGLRIHPCSECTKSFITKSDLNKHKRSHTGEKPHPCSICGKCFTLRSGAIRHEKTHTGERPYSCTECGKAYVSNSELVNHMRTHTGERPFSCIDCGKCFYSSSDLVKHRRCHTGEKPHLCSICGKSYSSKSVLYRHQKIHTRVKPFACETCGKCFSKEKTLESHQKIHKKNKPHVCNECRKGFYRPSALTKHMVTHDP, from the exons atgaaaatatttgcagGTAAGGCAGCTCTAGGATCTGCAGAGTCAAGCTTTTCTAGGATTTCTGCCATAATGGACAAGGACGGTCAGCCCGTTGCAGAGAGGATATTAAACCTCGCCATTGAGATCATCTGCCTGCTGACTGGAGAG AGATTCCCCGCTGTGAAGTCTGGTGATCTGGTGACCATTGCAGTGCCTCCACCTGACTCCCTGACAGTGGAGAGGAACAACGAGCAAAAGATTTCGGAAGTTGCTCAGAAGATCATTGAGCTGCTGGCGGGAGAG gttcctaatGGCCCCGAGGAAGTCGAAGTCTCCATTTCACTGGAACAAATTGTTCTTCAAGAGGCAGAGAAGACCATGGAGAAGGACACACTGGAGGAAAATGAAGAGGTCCCCCAATCTGAAG ATTTACTTGAGCCTACAAGCACAGCACTAGTTCCTGATGCCACTGTTCCTTCTCTGGCCTGCACTAATGAAGTCCAGAACAGCAACGATCAGGAAGAGGAAGTCCCAGTCATATGTGATCCGATTATGAGCAAGTTGGACCTTCATTCGGCGGTGGAGTTTTCATCATGCGATGAGGGAGACCTTTCCGATGGCGAAAGTGCCGCACCAATCAATGTACAGCCCACGCCTGTTTGTACAGATGATTCACAGACTGTTTGTCTGAAGAAGACATCATTTACCCCTGATGGAACAGACGCCCTACAGTCAGCTGCTACTTCCTCAGGCCAGGTGCAGTCAGCTACTTCCTATGCAGGTTTACAGGCACCACCTCCTTCAAACCCCTTGCAGTCTACCACTGTTTGCACCAATCAAGTGCTGTCAACACATTCTCAAACAGACTATGTACAGTCTTTGGTCATCAATTGTGTAACATCTGCACCTGTCCAGTCAGACCCTACAACATCAACAGCTGCCCCAGTGGACAACTCACAGTCTACAATGACTGGTAATGACCATTTGCCACCTGCCCCTTCTCAGGTGGCAAATACAGATAACACACAGGTAACTGTTACTCAAACAAAGCACAATGCCTCTATAATCGTGTCTATCAGGGACACACACCCTGCTGGGGTAGGGCGCCCTTCATCAGCCGAAGAACCCGTCAGGAAAGTTGTACGACTTCTCTCACCAGATAAAAGACCCATGTGCCCTGACTGTGGAAAGTGCTTTCGATGGCAGTCTGAGGTTTTATTCCACCAGAGGAAGCACACGGGTGAGAGGCCCTACTGCTGCAGCAAGTGCGGCCAGTGCTTCAGCCGCATCCCACACCTGGTTATCCATGAGCGCAGCCACACTGGTGAGCGCCCCTACATATGCAATGAGTGCAAAAAATGCTTTAGCAGCAAATCTGAACTTAATGAGCACCGCAAGAGGCATCGGGGGTTAAGGATTCACCCGTGCTCAGAATGCACCAAGTCTTTCATCACCAAATCAGACCTGAACAAGCACAAGCGCAGCCACACAGGGGAAAAGCCCCACCCCTGTTCCATTTGCGGCAAATGCTTCACTCTTCGCTCTGGGGCCATCCGCCATGAAAAGACCCACACGGGCGAGCGTCCTTATTCGTGTACTGAGTGCGGAAAGGCGTATGTTAGCAACTCAGAGCTCGTCAACCACATGCGGACTCATACAGGGGAGCGGCCTTTCTCATGCATCGACTGTGGAAAGTGCTTCTACAGCAGCTCTGACCTTGTGAAACATCGCCGGtgccacacaggggagaagccgcATCTGTGCTCCATATGTGGGAAATCCTACTCCTCTAAGTCGGTGCTTTACCGGCACCAGAAGATCCACACTAGGGTCAAGCCTTTCGCCTGTGAAACTTGTGGCAAGTGTTTCTCCAAAGAAAAGACACTGGAGAGCCACCAGAAGATCCACAAGAAGAACAAACCACATGTCTGCAATGAGTGCAGGAAAGGTTTCTACAGGCCCTCTGCCCTGACCAAACACATGGTAACCCACGATCCGTAG
- the LOC140338974 gene encoding uncharacterized protein isoform X1, translating into MTFVFYLSSLGGFMKIFAGKAALGSAESSFSRISAIMDKDGQPVAERILNLAIEIICLLTGERFPAVKSGDLVTIAVPPPDSLTVERNNEQKISEVAQKIIELLAGEVPNGPEEVEVSISLEQIVLQEAEKTMEKDTLEENEEVPQSEDLLEPTSTALVPDATVPSLACTNEVQNSNDQEEEVPVICDPIMSKLDLHSAVEFSSCDEGDLSDGESAAPINVQPTPVCTDDSQTVCLKKTSFTPDGTDALQSAATSSGQVQSATSYAGLQAPPPSNPLQSTTVCTNQVLSTHSQTDYVQSLVINCVTSAPVQSDPTTSTAAPVDNSQSTMTGNDHLPPAPSQVANTDNTQVTVTQTKHNASIIVSIRDTHPAGVGRPSSAEEPVRKVVRLLSPDKRPMCPDCGKCFRWQSEVLFHQRKHTGERPYCCSKCGQCFSRIPHLVIHERSHTGERPYICNECKKCFSSKSELNEHRKRHRGLRIHPCSECTKSFITKSDLNKHKRSHTGEKPHPCSICGKCFTLRSGAIRHEKTHTGERPYSCTECGKAYVSNSELVNHMRTHTGERPFSCIDCGKCFYSSSDLVKHRRCHTGEKPHLCSICGKSYSSKSVLYRHQKIHTRVKPFACETCGKCFSKEKTLESHQKIHKKNKPHVCNECRKGFYRPSALTKHMVTHDP; encoded by the exons AtgacatttgtattttatctttcatCGCTAGGTGGctttatgaaaatatttgcagGTAAGGCAGCTCTAGGATCTGCAGAGTCAAGCTTTTCTAGGATTTCTGCCATAATGGACAAGGACGGTCAGCCCGTTGCAGAGAGGATATTAAACCTCGCCATTGAGATCATCTGCCTGCTGACTGGAGAG AGATTCCCCGCTGTGAAGTCTGGTGATCTGGTGACCATTGCAGTGCCTCCACCTGACTCCCTGACAGTGGAGAGGAACAACGAGCAAAAGATTTCGGAAGTTGCTCAGAAGATCATTGAGCTGCTGGCGGGAGAG gttcctaatGGCCCCGAGGAAGTCGAAGTCTCCATTTCACTGGAACAAATTGTTCTTCAAGAGGCAGAGAAGACCATGGAGAAGGACACACTGGAGGAAAATGAAGAGGTCCCCCAATCTGAAG ATTTACTTGAGCCTACAAGCACAGCACTAGTTCCTGATGCCACTGTTCCTTCTCTGGCCTGCACTAATGAAGTCCAGAACAGCAACGATCAGGAAGAGGAAGTCCCAGTCATATGTGATCCGATTATGAGCAAGTTGGACCTTCATTCGGCGGTGGAGTTTTCATCATGCGATGAGGGAGACCTTTCCGATGGCGAAAGTGCCGCACCAATCAATGTACAGCCCACGCCTGTTTGTACAGATGATTCACAGACTGTTTGTCTGAAGAAGACATCATTTACCCCTGATGGAACAGACGCCCTACAGTCAGCTGCTACTTCCTCAGGCCAGGTGCAGTCAGCTACTTCCTATGCAGGTTTACAGGCACCACCTCCTTCAAACCCCTTGCAGTCTACCACTGTTTGCACCAATCAAGTGCTGTCAACACATTCTCAAACAGACTATGTACAGTCTTTGGTCATCAATTGTGTAACATCTGCACCTGTCCAGTCAGACCCTACAACATCAACAGCTGCCCCAGTGGACAACTCACAGTCTACAATGACTGGTAATGACCATTTGCCACCTGCCCCTTCTCAGGTGGCAAATACAGATAACACACAGGTAACTGTTACTCAAACAAAGCACAATGCCTCTATAATCGTGTCTATCAGGGACACACACCCTGCTGGGGTAGGGCGCCCTTCATCAGCCGAAGAACCCGTCAGGAAAGTTGTACGACTTCTCTCACCAGATAAAAGACCCATGTGCCCTGACTGTGGAAAGTGCTTTCGATGGCAGTCTGAGGTTTTATTCCACCAGAGGAAGCACACGGGTGAGAGGCCCTACTGCTGCAGCAAGTGCGGCCAGTGCTTCAGCCGCATCCCACACCTGGTTATCCATGAGCGCAGCCACACTGGTGAGCGCCCCTACATATGCAATGAGTGCAAAAAATGCTTTAGCAGCAAATCTGAACTTAATGAGCACCGCAAGAGGCATCGGGGGTTAAGGATTCACCCGTGCTCAGAATGCACCAAGTCTTTCATCACCAAATCAGACCTGAACAAGCACAAGCGCAGCCACACAGGGGAAAAGCCCCACCCCTGTTCCATTTGCGGCAAATGCTTCACTCTTCGCTCTGGGGCCATCCGCCATGAAAAGACCCACACGGGCGAGCGTCCTTATTCGTGTACTGAGTGCGGAAAGGCGTATGTTAGCAACTCAGAGCTCGTCAACCACATGCGGACTCATACAGGGGAGCGGCCTTTCTCATGCATCGACTGTGGAAAGTGCTTCTACAGCAGCTCTGACCTTGTGAAACATCGCCGGtgccacacaggggagaagccgcATCTGTGCTCCATATGTGGGAAATCCTACTCCTCTAAGTCGGTGCTTTACCGGCACCAGAAGATCCACACTAGGGTCAAGCCTTTCGCCTGTGAAACTTGTGGCAAGTGTTTCTCCAAAGAAAAGACACTGGAGAGCCACCAGAAGATCCACAAGAAGAACAAACCACATGTCTGCAATGAGTGCAGGAAAGGTTTCTACAGGCCCTCTGCCCTGACCAAACACATGGTAACCCACGATCCGTAG